From Apilactobacillus bombintestini:
AAGCTTCACGTATTTCTGGTGTAAACCCTGCTGATATTGCTATTTTAGGTGTATATATCCAACAAGGAAAAATCGCTAAGATGCATTCAGACAACAAAGAAGACTAAAAATAAAAGCCGTCTAAACGTGGTTTAGACGGCTTTTTGTATGGGTTAAATTGCTTATTTATATCCGATGTATAATTTTTATAACTATCAGGATAAATTATTAATCGATTTAGTGAAATGATGATACAATAAGGTTAATAACAATAGGAGCGCAGATAATATGCAAAAGAAAAATAGTTTATTAAAAGAAGTTTTAAGCTGGGTAGCTTACTTTATCTTTTTATTGTGCGCATGGTTATTGTTGACCCATTTCTTTACCACTGCTACGGTAGATGGTCGCTCTATGGATCCTAACTTGTATAACAATGAAACCATGTTAGTTTTAAAACAAGCCAAGGTTAGACATAATAGTGTAATCGTATTTAACGCCAATGGTGAAGATCCAACGGTAAGCGATACCGATTATTATGTAAAACGTGTAATTGGTCTACCGGGCGATAAAATCGCATTTAGAAACGGTAAATTATACGTTAATAATAAAGTTGCTGATCAAAGCTTTATTAGCAAAGACCAATTAACTAACGGAACCCAATATCATTTGGGACATGACAATATAAAGAATTGGGATATCAGTAGTTTATCGCACAGTAAATGGATTTATAACCGTAATCAAACAGTAGTACCTAAGGGTAAATACTTTGTATTAGGTGATAATCGTGAGATTTCTAACGACAGTCGTTATTGGGGCTTTGTAGATAAAGACAAAGTTATGGGAGTAGCTAAGATATTCCCTTGGTCCGATACTAAACAAAAGCAACATAATATTAACGATTTATCATATTAAAAATTAAAAGAGTCGCATTTTAAATGCGGCTCTTTTTTTATGTCTTAATTTTTTATTTTAGGCGTTAAATTAAAGTTTTCCACAAGCATTTCGGGCTAAAAAGTTACCCACATGTTGACAACTCACCTCAATCAGCTATAATAAATTACAATTTCATTAGAGAATAATGAGAAAAATAATAATTACATATATAGTAATAAAATGAGGCGATAAACATGAAAAATAAAGAAATTCTAGATCAAGAGGGCCAAACATTCGCATCTGCTTCCCGAATTAAATATTTTGATATGGTAATTGATTCAGGAAAAGGTGCCATGTTAAAAGATGTAGAAGGCCATGAATACATAGATTTATTAGCAAGTGCCTCCTCCACTAACACCGGACATTCACATCCTAAAGTAGTGGAAGCTATTACTAAACAAGCACAAAAATTAATTCAATATACTCCCGCATACTTTGCCAATGTACCGGCAGCACGCTTAACTAAGCGTCTAGCAGATTTATCTCCTATTGAAGGACCTGCTGAAGTAGCTTGGGGTAATTCCGGTTCTGATGCCAACGATGCCGTTATTAAATTTGCTCGTGGTTATACAGGACGACAGAACGTGGTCAGTTTCACCGGTGCGTATCATGGTTCTACTTATGGTTCTATGAGTGCCTCTGCCGTTAGTTTGAACATGTCCCGTAAGATGGGACCACTAATGGAGGGCTTTTACAAGGTTCCTTATCCTAGTCCATGGTATCGTAAATCCTATGAAACACAAGACCAATTCATTGATCGTATGTTCGAAGAATTTAAACTACCTTTTGAAACTTATTTGCCAGCTGATGAAGTGGCTTTGATTTTAGTAGAACCTATTCAAGGGGATGGTGGAATCGCCAAAGCACCCGAAAAGTATCTACAAAAAGTTTACGAATTTGCCCATGAACACGGCATTTTATTCGCGGTAGATGAAGTTAACCAAGGGATGGGTCGTACCGGTAAATGGTGGTCTATTCAAAACTTCCCTGGTATTCATCCAGATTTGATGTCAGTAGGTAAATCACTAGCTTCTGGTTTGCCACTAAGTGCGGTAGTAGGGCGCAAAGAAATTATTGAATCTCTAGACGCACCGGCTAATGTTTATACTACTGCGGGAAATCCAGTCACTACCGCCGCTGCGCTAGCTACTTTTGACGTCATCGAAGACGAACATTTATTGCAACGCAGTCATGATTTAGGCCAAGAAGCTAAAGAATTCTTCGATAAAATGAAAGAAAAATATGATTTCATCGGCGACGTTAGAATGTATGGGCTAGATGGTGGTATCGATATTGTCGATCCACGTACCCATCAACCTGCCGTACAAGTGGCTACTAAATTAATTTATCGTATGTTTGAACTAGGCGTCATCATGATTACCGTCCGTGGGAACGTTTTGCGTTTCCAACCACCTTTGGTAATTACTGAAGAACAATTACATCGTGCTTTCGACGTTATCGAACATGCTATGCAAGACGAAGCCGATGGCAATATCGCCTTTGATAAAAACATCGGTTGGAGCACCGACTAATGGGTTGTATAATTCACGATTTTTAACTAAGATTGAAATTAAGAAAACAAAATGGGAGTGTTTTACATGGTAAAAACTAAGTTAACGCAAGCTGATTTTGACGCTATGCGTGAACAATATGCAAAAAGTCCACGTAACCGCGTTTTACAACGCTCAGTAATGCGTAACGGAATTAACAATACCGCTCGTGATAATCGAGTAGTAGAAAATCTAAATCACGTTTATTCCGTCCAAGTAGATACCGGAAAAGTATCTAATCAAAAACAATCCGGTCGTTGCTGGTTATTTTCTTTATTAAATACCTTAAAGCATAACTTTGCGCAACGTTATGACACCAAGGATTTTGAATTATCCCAAAGTTACTTATTCTTCTGGGATAAAGTAGAACGTGCCAACATTTTCTACGACCGTATTTTAGATACTGCAGACAAGCCTTTTGATGATCGTGAATTACGTTGTTATTTAGGCGCTCCCGGCTCTGACGGTGGGGAATGGGCAATGGCCGTTGCTTTAGTACAAAAGTACGGAGTAATGCCTACTTCTGCCTTTCCTGAAAGTAAAGTTACCAATAGTACTTCTGATTTAAACGAAGTATTGAACAGAAAAATGCGTCGTGACGCCATGGTATTACGTGATATGGTGCATGCGGGCAAGAGTGATGAAGACATCAAGAGCCAACGCATGGCTATGTTAAAAGAAGTATATCGTATCGCAGGTTATGCTTGTGGAGTTCCACCTGAAACCTTTGATTTCGAATACCGTGACGATAAAAAGAAATATCATTTAGATGCCGGAATTACTCCTAAAGAATTTTTAGACAAATATTTCACTATTAATCTAGATGATTATGTAGTGTTAGGTAACTATCCTAACCGTAAAATGGAACAATTATTTATAAATCCAGCTGCGGACAACGTAGTGGGTGGCCGTCATGTCGGCTTTTTAAACATGCCTATGGATGTGTTAAAACAAACCGTTATTGACCAATTAAAAGATGGTGAAACAGTTTGGTTTGCTAACACCGTAACTGAACAATCTGATCGCCAAGGCGGACTTTTAGATAATGATTTATACCGTCGTGATAAGTTATTCGACATTGATATGAATATGTCTAAAGCCCAACGTCTGGATTACTATGACAACATTCCTAACCATGCGATGACCTTAACTGGTGTCGACTTAGTGAACGATAAACCTACTAAATGGAAAGTAGAAAATTCCTGGGGTGAAAAAGTCGGCGAAAAAGGTTACTTCGTAATGGCTGATAACTGGATGGACAGTAACGTCTTTGAAGTCATTGTTAACAAGAAATACTTAACTGCCGCACAACGCGAACTACTAGATCAAAAACCAGTAGTACTAGACCCATGGGCAGCCGTTTAAAAAGGAGTGAGATAGATGACAGAGACGAAATTAACTGCTAGTGATTTACAAGAATTACGTAAAGATTATGAACAAAATCCGGACAATAAAGTGCTAGAAGGTGCCGTAACACAAAACGGTATTAACAACGTGGCTAGGGATGCTAGCGTGGATGAAAAATTAAATCCTGTTTTTTCCGTAGAAGTAAAAACTGGTAAAGTATCTAACCAAAAACGCTCCGGTAGATGCTGGATGTTTGCTTTATTAAACACTTTAAAGCATCAATTCGGTGAAAAATACAAAGTTAAAGACTTCGAACTATCCCAAAATTACTTATTCTTCTGGGATAAAATCGAACGTGCTAATATCTTCTATGACCGCATCATCAACACTGCTGACAAGCCTTTAGATGATCGTACCGTAGAATTTTACTTAGCCGGCCCCGGCAGTGACGGTGGTCAATGGGCTATGGCCGTATCTTTAGTACAAAAATACGGGGTAGTACCTACCAGCGCCTTTAGTGAAACTAATGTTTCCGAAAATACCGGCGATTTAAACATGATTTTAAATTACAAATTACGTCAAGATGCTATGAAATTGCGTAACATGGTACACGATAAAGTAAGCGAAGAAGACATTCATGAAGCTAGAGAAGAAATGCTTTCTGAAGTTTACCGTATCGCTGCTTATTCATTAGGGGTACCACCTAAGACATTTGACTTAGAATACCGTGATGACAAGGAAAACTACCACATCGACCGTGATTTAACTCCTAAAGCATTTTTCGATAAATACTTTAGTGATGCTGACTTAGATGACTACGTAGTTTTGAGTAATTCACCTGACAAAGAATTTAATAAAATGTACAGCATGACTGCGCAAGATAACGTAGTAGATGGTCGTAGCATTAAATTCTTAAACTTACCTATGGAAGACCTAAAAAAGGCTGCTATTGCGCAATTAAAAGATGGTAAAGCCGTTTGGTTTGCCAACGATATTACTCGTCAATCTGATAGAAAAACCGGCTTCTTATCCGATAAACTATATCACTATGACGAATTATTTAACGTGGACTTATCTATGACTAAGAAACAACGTCTTCAATACCATGAAGCGGTTGTATCTCACGCCACTGCCTTAACCGGGGTAGATTTAGTCGATGATAAACCTCGTCGTTGGAAGGTAGAAAACTCCTGGGGTGCTAAAAATGGTGTTAATGGTTACTTCACCATGGATGACGGTTGGATGAATGAATATGTTTACGAAGTAGTCGTAAATAAGAAATATTTATCTGCTGATCAAGTAGCGCTATTGGATCAAACTCCTGTAGAACTAAAACCTTGGGATTCATTAGAATAAAAAATAAAAAAGATTTTAGGATAGTTCCTGAAATCTTTTTATTTAACGAAAAATCGTTTATGAGAAAATATATTTAAAAAATATTTACGCTAGGTAAAACCCTTATGGTTAAGCCAAATACAGCTGCCATTGAACGTAGATAATTTATTAAAATAAGATTAAAGGGTTGCAATTTAAATGGCACTCCTATAATATGAACAACAATCAAACAGACGTTGAACAGGAATTTTAATTACGCAGGGTTTCACAGGAAGCTCACGTTTATGAGAGTGAGTAATCCGGTAATTAAATCGTACCTGAGAGTCATTTTTCGAAATGAGTAGAAAAAATCGTGGGCGGCGTTAACGCAGAAGTTAATTTAACTTCGCAAGCTAGTATTTGCGAGAATACTAGAAATTGAGGTGGTACCGCGATTTATTCGTCCTCTAGGATTTGTTCCTAGAGGACTTTTTTTATTAATAATTAAAACTATGATTAGGAATTTTAACCAAATCAGTTATTTACAGAGAACTTAGTAAAACCGGGTGAGAGCTAAGGATAACATTGGTTAAATCGTACCTATGAGTTGGAATTCGAAATGAGTAGAATTCATCGTTAACGCGTTATCGTTTTAAGTTTGTACAAACTTGTTAAGCTGAAATTTGTGAGAATTTCAGAAACAGAGGTGGCACCACGGTTATTCGTCCTCTAGGATTCGTTCCTAGGGGACTTTTTTAATATAAATATTTTTTCATGATGATCAAGAATTTAATCTAATTTAGCATTTACAGAGAAATTAACAGCGCTGAGAGTTAATAATGCCTATAGATTAATCGTACTTGTGAGTGAGCTTTGAAATGAGTAGAAGCCAACGTCGGCGGCGTTAACGTAGAAGTTATTTAACTTCGTGAGCTAGTATTTGCGAAAATACTAGAAATTGAGGTGGCACCGCGATTCATTCGTCCTCTGGGATTTATTCTCAGAGGACTTTTTTTATACCTAAAGGAGGGTGTGTTTCACATGAAACAATCATTACGAAACGAAGCTTTATATGTATTTACAGCAGTTAAATTACCCGACATACGACGCGGAGAAAAGCGACGATATTTTTAAAAACTATGTACTTAATTTTTTATTCAATTTATAAACAGAGAGGAAGCAAGCTTATGCAACATAAAATAAAAACTGCCATATTAGCTGCAATGGGCTTAGTGGCAACCATCTTATTAGCTATTATTTTTACGGTACCCAATCTTTCAGCTTCAGCAGCTGATAATTCAGTAGCGCAAATTCAAAAGAAGGGATACATCGTAATGGGAACTTCTCCTGATTATCCACCTTACGAATTTATCAGCAAAGGTAAAAATGGTTCTCAAATATACGGAGCTGACGTGGAATTAGGAAAAGAAATTGCTAAAGACTTAGGCGTGAAACTAAAAGTTAAAGCCATGGGTTTTGATTCTTTGCTAGTAGGTCTACAAACTAAAAAAGTAGATATGGTAATTGCGGGGATGAATGAAAATCCGCAAAGAGCGAAGAGCGTGGACTTTAGTAAAAGTTATTATTCTTCTGGATTGAGTTTAGTTATCAATAGTGGGGATGCTAAAAAGATCCATTCTTACCATGATTTGGAAGGCAAAAGCGTGGGTGCTCAAATTGGTACTGTGCAATATGATGCCGTTAAAAAAGGAATTAAAAACGTTAAATTAAAGGGAATTGAAAATATTAACGATTTAATTTTAGCTTTAAAATCCGGTAAAATTGCTGCCATTCCTATGGATACTGCAGTAGCTCAAGCATACGCTAGCCATAACCCTGGACTAAAAATTATCGGTGCTAAAATGCCTAATCAAAGTAGTGCTAACAACGTAGCGTTTGCTAAGGGGGCTACCAGTTTAAAGAATGCGGCCAACCATACTATCGATAAAGTTAATAAACAAAACTTATACGTGAAAAAATTCGTTCCTACAGCAGCTAAATATATTACCGATAATAAGTCACAATCACAATTATCTACGATGTGGCAATACAAAGATTACTTTATAGACGGAATTAAATACACTATGTTGATCTCGGTTATTTCCGTTTTCTTCGGAATTATTTTAGGAGTTATCTTTGCACTAATGAGATTAAGTCATAATTGGCTACTTCATGCGGTAGCAGTAGCTTATATCGAATTTATTCGTGGGACTCCTCAATTAGTACAAATTATGTTTATCTACTTTGGTCTAGGAACCATCGTAAATGTTTCTGCATTAACTTCGGGAATTATCGCTATTTCTATTAATTCAGGAGCCTATGTAGCTGAAATTATCAGAGGTGGAATTACTTCTATTTCAGTAGGACAAAGTGAAGCTGCGTTATCACTAGGATTATCTAAAACACAAACGATGCAATCTATCGTTTTACCACAAGCCTTCAAAAATATTTGGCCAGCGTTAGGTAATGAATTAGTGACTTTGATTAAAGATAGTTCATTAGCTTCCGTAATTGGGGTAGGCGAATTGATGTATCAAATGAGAGCCGTACAAGCTGATACTTATTTAGGAATAGCACCTATCGCTATTATTATGATCATTTACTTTGTAATTACCTTTACTATTTCTAGAATCATGAAACTAATCGAAGGGAAGATGAACCATGGAACCAATGATTAAAATTGAAAATTTAACTAAAAAATTTAAAAATAATACCATTTTTTCCGGCGTAAACGCCGAAGTGAATAAAGGAGAAGTCATTTCTCTATTGGGACCCTCAGGTGCCGGTAAAAGTACGTTTCTACGTTGCATTAATATGCTAGGTGAACCCACTTCAGGCAAGATTTTATTGGATGGCAACGACCTAGTTACTAGTTCCGAAAAAGATTTAATTCATCTAAGAACTCATATTGGCATGGTATTTCAAAATTTTAATTTATTTGCCAATAAAACGGTGCTAGAAAACATTACGTTAGCTCCCATTAAAGTTTTGAAAATGTCTAAAACTAAGGCAGAAGAAAAAGCCCACGAATTGTTAAAAACAGTGGGCTTAGCGGATAAAGCAGACGTATATCCTAGTAGTTTATCAGGTGGACAAGCCCAACGTATCGCTATCGTACGGGCTTTAGCTATGGATCCAGAAGTAATTTTATTCGATGAACCTACTTCTGCTCTAGACCCTGAAAAAGTAGGGGAAGTATTAAATGTGATGCAAGATTTAGCGAAAAAAGATATGACCATGATTATCGTGACGCACGAAATGGAATTTGCGAAAAACGTTTCCGATAAAATTTGGTTTATGGATGAAGGTAAAATCCAAGAAAAACAAACTCCACAAGAATTTTTTAACCATCCTAAAACGGCGAGTGCACAACGTTTTTTAAGTAAAATGATTTAAGAATTGAATAACGAGACTAATTTAGGGATGTTTTTTATAATACACATTCAATTTATAGTAAAATTATATGTATATTATAAAAATCGGAGATGGTTAACATTATCCCATATAGTTTAAGAGAGTACGTTTCCCTGTTTGAAATTACTCCAGATGATAATGCTCGCAAAACATTAGATAGATCTTTAAAATATCACCATATGGATATAAAGGAATGTGAAAAAGAAGATTTTTATTTATTAGCAAAGTTACTTTTAGAAAAATTAGATTCTAGTGTGGACATCAATGGTTGGTTTTTAGGAACTGATTTACCAGTAGTTCCTGATTTTGACGTTTTAATTTGTTTAAAAGACAACATTGTAAATATTGATTTGAAACACGAAGATGGTGAAAAAAAGTTTAAAAAAATAAAAAATAAATTTGATAAACAGAAAAATATCATTAATGGTATTGGGAAAAATATTATAAATATTGTTTTTTGTGCAGATACTAAAACATTGTATAAATATGATACAGACTTTAAAAAAATTGATTTTAATGAACTTATAAGAATAATACAAGAGGATGATATTTGCCTTTCTAATGCTTTAGAAATGATTGATTCTAAAAATTATTTGATTTCACCATTGAAAGATATTGATAGATTTAAGAGGGGAGAGTATTGGTTATCAGATCAACAATATGAAATTAGAAATCAATTATTTAATCCAGGATTGTATGGTATTGAAGGAGGACCTGGTACAGGAAAAACACTAATAATATATGATTATATAAGAAAGTATGATAAAGATAAGAAAATATTGTTGGTATTTGGAGGAAAGATTAGAGATGAACAAATTAGCTTACAAAATATATTTAAAAATGCTAAATTGGTTTCGGCTAAATATGTAGCTAATAATCCGTCAATATTGAATGAATATGATGCTATTTTAATTGATGAATCACAAAGATTACACAAGAATACAAGATCTGAAATAATTTCATGGATTCCAAAAAAATTATTCAAACAAAGTAATTGCATTTTTTTATGATGTCGATCAAAAATTGGGGCCTGATGATTTTGGAAAAGCTATTCAACGTATGTTTAATACTTTAAAGACAGAAAATTGTTGCACAGTTTTTAAATTAACCAAAAATTTTAGGACTAATCCAGTTATAACTGCCTTTGTTACTAATCTTTTTGATTTGAGCAAAAAGCCTAACAGTAGTATCAGTATTGAAAAAATGATGAAACATGTGGAAGTTAAATTTTTTAAAGATTATAACAGCGCTATTCCTTGGATAAACGATCAAAAAAACAACGGATACGTTTTCATAAAAACTACTGGAGATATTAATAAAGAAACTACGAGTGATAACTTTAATGGTATAACAGATTATAATATTCATAATGTTATAGGAGGAGAATACGAAAAAGTTGTAACATATATTGATTTGGAAATTGCATATAACAACCGTGGAAAACTTATTAAATCAGGAAATGAATTCTATTTCAATGATAGAGAATTATATGTAAATTTGACTAGAGCTAAGGAAAAATTAAAAATAGCTATAATTAATAATTATGATGTTTATGACGGATTGATGGACGTAGTGTTTGGCTTAGGAAAGCAAAAAAAGTCTAAAAACTAATCTAGGGATGTTTTTTGATTATTCTGGGTTTCTTTTGTACAATAACCTTATACATGTAACTATGGAATTAATCCGAGGAGGAAACAATTTGTCTAAACGATTTAAATTAGTTGAAGAATCATTTACAGGAGTATCTATTTATATTGATCAACGTACCGGTGTAGAATACGGTGGTTATGGTAGCACCTTAACCCCACTACGTAACGCGGACGGCTCCTTGTTTGTAGACAAGCAAGAAATCGATGATGATTACGAACACGAAGTCAAAGATTGGGAGGAAGCCTGAAACATGTTTTTATGGATTCATTTAATTTTTGCGATTGTATTAATTGCTTTAGTAATTGCTTCACTTGCTAAAAAGCAAGGCTACAAGCCTTACATGATGATGTCTAGAGTTAGTTATCTAGTATTTATCATTACCGGAGTAATTTTATTTTTCAAAGCATTTGATCGTGATCCGCTATTTGCTTTATTAAAAGTATTAATAGCAATTCTATTGATTGGTTTAATTGAAATGACTTATGCTGCCAAAGCTAAGGATCAACTTACTAAAGGTATGATTTACAGCTTAGTTTGTGGTTTTGTCTTAGTCATTATTGTTGGCTTTATTGTGGCGCAAGGTCGTCCTTTCTAACTGAATGTTTCATGTGAAACTAAGTTAATAAAGCCTGAGAAATTAGACATTAACGAAAATAATAAACAAAAAGAGAGATGAATTTTCATTCATCTCTCTTTTATTTTGCTATAAACTAAATAGCTTTATTCAAAATCTTGTAATGCTAATTCCGCGTAAGTTAAACGAGCGAAAGTATCATCAGTTGATACACCGGCATGAGTGAACATGTTAGCGAACAATACGTATTTTGGTTGATCGCTGTATTCACCACAAATTTCAATTAAACGTTGTAATTGATTAGTACGGTTAGCTAAATCATCGATGTGGTTTAAGTCTAAATCATTTTTAGCGGCGTCGTAGATAATCTTGTAAGCTTGAGTGTTAGTTAAAAGATCTAAGTCTTTAACTTGCTTCATAAAGTTATCAAATTGTTCTTCGGATAATTGTTCCTTAACGTAATGTAAGTCCACAATTTCGTCACTAAAATCTTGTGCCCATTGGTTAATAATAGGTCTTAGTTTTATGTCTGACATTTGTAAAAAATCCTCTCCTAATATCTTTTAGACTATTTTACTACAAAAGTCCAAAAATGTTTTCGTTTTTCTTTCATAATGTCAATATGGGTGATATTTATCTCAAAACCAAATAACACCAATTATATTATCTCATATATGGCCAACCGAATGCAAAAATATACTAGTTGAGATCTCAAATATGGCGATTAAATGAGAAGGATGTCATTAAAGTATAAAAAATCTGCGATTATAAACGTTGATGTAACGGTATTTATCTATAAAATTATAAAAAAGTTCAAAAAAGTGTTTGACAAATATTAAGCTAGTATTAAAATAAGATTAGAAAGTAAATAAAAGCAAAGTAAATAAAAAGCAATGAAGTAGAAAGAGTAACGCTAGTGAGGTTCTCTAAGAGAGGTTCCGTTTGGTGCAAGGAACTAGAAATCACTAGGGTGAAAATCATCTACGAGCTGCCGGACAAACAAAGTAGTCTTGGCTGGGAATTCCCATTATAGAATCTACAAATCAACAGGTTTGTTTGAGATGTATCGTTTAATTAATAGATTAATTAAGCGGTATTACAAAAGGTGGTACCGCGCGTGAGCGCCCTTTATTTCGTGTATGCGAAGTAAGGGGCGCTTTTTTATTTACTTAAAAAATTTTAAAGGAGATGGTTTTATGAATAGTGATATTAGTGGCATTAAAAATGCGAATCATGCGAATCTTATGTAATATCAAAATTTATAAAACGGACTCTAAAATGAATTGAAGCGATATTTAGTTCATGAAAAACTGCAGTTGCTACATACGTTTCATTTTTTAGAGCCCTGATAGGGAGAATAAAAAATGAAGAATGTATATAAAAAATTATCATTAACTACTATGTTTGGATTACTTTGTTTAGGATTAACTGCTTGTGGAAATGCTAAAGGTAGCGCCACTAAAACAGGATTGAAATTTTCTGAACCTTCTACACTATTAACTTTGGATCAATCTAAATTAGTAGACCAAGTCAGTGACGTTACTCTAAATAACACTAACGAAGGTTTATTAGTTATGACCAACAACAGTAAGGTAGTACCTGGTGTAGCTAAGAGTTACAAAGTATCTAAGGATGGTCTTACATATACCTTTAATCTACGTCATTCCAAATGGAGTGATGGATCACCAGTAACTGCGGACGATTTTGTTTACGGTTTCCAAAGAACTGAAAATCCAAAGACCGCCGCAGCTTACCAATATCTATTAAGCGACGTTAAGAACGCCGATGCCGTAGCTAAAGGCAAAATGCCAGTTTCTGCATTAGGAGT
This genomic window contains:
- the lepB gene encoding signal peptidase I; this encodes MQKKNSLLKEVLSWVAYFIFLLCAWLLLTHFFTTATVDGRSMDPNLYNNETMLVLKQAKVRHNSVIVFNANGEDPTVSDTDYYVKRVIGLPGDKIAFRNGKLYVNNKVADQSFISKDQLTNGTQYHLGHDNIKNWDISSLSHSKWIYNRNQTVVPKGKYFVLGDNREISNDSRYWGFVDKDKVMGVAKIFPWSDTKQKQHNINDLSY
- a CDS encoding aspartate aminotransferase family protein translates to MKNKEILDQEGQTFASASRIKYFDMVIDSGKGAMLKDVEGHEYIDLLASASSTNTGHSHPKVVEAITKQAQKLIQYTPAYFANVPAARLTKRLADLSPIEGPAEVAWGNSGSDANDAVIKFARGYTGRQNVVSFTGAYHGSTYGSMSASAVSLNMSRKMGPLMEGFYKVPYPSPWYRKSYETQDQFIDRMFEEFKLPFETYLPADEVALILVEPIQGDGGIAKAPEKYLQKVYEFAHEHGILFAVDEVNQGMGRTGKWWSIQNFPGIHPDLMSVGKSLASGLPLSAVVGRKEIIESLDAPANVYTTAGNPVTTAAALATFDVIEDEHLLQRSHDLGQEAKEFFDKMKEKYDFIGDVRMYGLDGGIDIVDPRTHQPAVQVATKLIYRMFELGVIMITVRGNVLRFQPPLVITEEQLHRAFDVIEHAMQDEADGNIAFDKNIGWSTD
- a CDS encoding C1 family peptidase; the protein is MVKTKLTQADFDAMREQYAKSPRNRVLQRSVMRNGINNTARDNRVVENLNHVYSVQVDTGKVSNQKQSGRCWLFSLLNTLKHNFAQRYDTKDFELSQSYLFFWDKVERANIFYDRILDTADKPFDDRELRCYLGAPGSDGGEWAMAVALVQKYGVMPTSAFPESKVTNSTSDLNEVLNRKMRRDAMVLRDMVHAGKSDEDIKSQRMAMLKEVYRIAGYACGVPPETFDFEYRDDKKKYHLDAGITPKEFLDKYFTINLDDYVVLGNYPNRKMEQLFINPAADNVVGGRHVGFLNMPMDVLKQTVIDQLKDGETVWFANTVTEQSDRQGGLLDNDLYRRDKLFDIDMNMSKAQRLDYYDNIPNHAMTLTGVDLVNDKPTKWKVENSWGEKVGEKGYFVMADNWMDSNVFEVIVNKKYLTAAQRELLDQKPVVLDPWAAV
- a CDS encoding C1 family peptidase, with amino-acid sequence MTETKLTASDLQELRKDYEQNPDNKVLEGAVTQNGINNVARDASVDEKLNPVFSVEVKTGKVSNQKRSGRCWMFALLNTLKHQFGEKYKVKDFELSQNYLFFWDKIERANIFYDRIINTADKPLDDRTVEFYLAGPGSDGGQWAMAVSLVQKYGVVPTSAFSETNVSENTGDLNMILNYKLRQDAMKLRNMVHDKVSEEDIHEAREEMLSEVYRIAAYSLGVPPKTFDLEYRDDKENYHIDRDLTPKAFFDKYFSDADLDDYVVLSNSPDKEFNKMYSMTAQDNVVDGRSIKFLNLPMEDLKKAAIAQLKDGKAVWFANDITRQSDRKTGFLSDKLYHYDELFNVDLSMTKKQRLQYHEAVVSHATALTGVDLVDDKPRRWKVENSWGAKNGVNGYFTMDDGWMNEYVYEVVVNKKYLSADQVALLDQTPVELKPWDSLE
- a CDS encoding ABC transporter substrate-binding protein/permease, whose amino-acid sequence is MQHKIKTAILAAMGLVATILLAIIFTVPNLSASAADNSVAQIQKKGYIVMGTSPDYPPYEFISKGKNGSQIYGADVELGKEIAKDLGVKLKVKAMGFDSLLVGLQTKKVDMVIAGMNENPQRAKSVDFSKSYYSSGLSLVINSGDAKKIHSYHDLEGKSVGAQIGTVQYDAVKKGIKNVKLKGIENINDLILALKSGKIAAIPMDTAVAQAYASHNPGLKIIGAKMPNQSSANNVAFAKGATSLKNAANHTIDKVNKQNLYVKKFVPTAAKYITDNKSQSQLSTMWQYKDYFIDGIKYTMLISVISVFFGIILGVIFALMRLSHNWLLHAVAVAYIEFIRGTPQLVQIMFIYFGLGTIVNVSALTSGIIAISINSGAYVAEIIRGGITSISVGQSEAALSLGLSKTQTMQSIVLPQAFKNIWPALGNELVTLIKDSSLASVIGVGELMYQMRAVQADTYLGIAPIAIIMIIYFVITFTISRIMKLIEGKMNHGTND
- a CDS encoding amino acid ABC transporter ATP-binding protein; amino-acid sequence: MEPMIKIENLTKKFKNNTIFSGVNAEVNKGEVISLLGPSGAGKSTFLRCINMLGEPTSGKILLDGNDLVTSSEKDLIHLRTHIGMVFQNFNLFANKTVLENITLAPIKVLKMSKTKAEEKAHELLKTVGLADKADVYPSSLSGGQAQRIAIVRALAMDPEVILFDEPTSALDPEKVGEVLNVMQDLAKKDMTMIIVTHEMEFAKNVSDKIWFMDEGKIQEKQTPQEFFNHPKTASAQRFLSKMI
- a CDS encoding DNA/RNA helicase domain-containing protein, whose protein sequence is MVNIIPYSLREYVSLFEITPDDNARKTLDRSLKYHHMDIKECEKEDFYLLAKLLLEKLDSSVDINGWFLGTDLPVVPDFDVLICLKDNIVNIDLKHEDGEKKFKKIKNKFDKQKNIINGIGKNIINIVFCADTKTLYKYDTDFKKIDFNELIRIIQEDDICLSNALEMIDSKNYLISPLKDIDRFKRGEYWLSDQQYEIRNQLFNPGLYGIEGGPGTGKTLIIYDYIRKYDKDKKILLVFGGKIRDEQISLQNIFKNAKLVSAKYVANNPSILNEYDAILIDESQRLHKNTRSEIISWIPKKLFKQSNCIFL
- a CDS encoding DUF6440 family protein; protein product: MSKRFKLVEESFTGVSIYIDQRTGVEYGGYGSTLTPLRNADGSLFVDKQEIDDDYEHEVKDWEEA
- a CDS encoding DUF1516 family protein, encoding MFLWIHLIFAIVLIALVIASLAKKQGYKPYMMMSRVSYLVFIITGVILFFKAFDRDPLFALLKVLIAILLIGLIEMTYAAKAKDQLTKGMIYSLVCGFVLVIIVGFIVAQGRPF